One Williamsia phyllosphaerae DNA segment encodes these proteins:
- a CDS encoding 3-oxoacyl-ACP reductase — protein MSVSSGNGDLGGRVAIVTGAAAGLGRAEAIGLAESGATVVVNDLANALDASDVVDEITALGAKAVTVAGDISDSAVATELMRTAVDDHGSLDVVMSNAGVVRDRMLFNMSDDEWDLVIRVHLRGHFLLNRNAASHWRTRSKQAGAPVFGRLINTSSEAGLLGPEGQANYGAAKAGITSLTLSASRVLSRYGPTANAICPRARTAMTASVFGEAPEGEVDPLSTDHVVRLVQFLAGPASASVSGQVFVVYGPKVTLMAAPAVAETFVAPGEAWDRDALADRLGGYFESRDAAVTFSASDALA, from the coding sequence GTGTCGGTGAGCTCGGGCAACGGAGATCTCGGGGGTCGGGTCGCGATCGTGACCGGTGCGGCGGCCGGCCTCGGTCGTGCCGAGGCGATCGGACTCGCCGAGTCCGGCGCGACGGTCGTGGTGAACGATCTCGCGAACGCCCTCGATGCGAGCGACGTGGTCGACGAGATCACCGCCCTCGGGGCGAAGGCGGTCACCGTCGCCGGTGACATCTCCGACTCGGCGGTCGCGACCGAACTGATGCGGACCGCGGTCGACGACCACGGCAGCCTCGACGTCGTGATGAGCAACGCCGGCGTCGTCCGCGACCGGATGCTGTTCAACATGAGCGACGACGAGTGGGACCTCGTCATCCGTGTCCATCTCCGCGGGCACTTCCTCCTCAACCGCAACGCGGCGTCGCACTGGCGAACGCGCTCGAAGCAAGCCGGTGCCCCGGTGTTCGGTCGGCTGATCAACACCTCGTCGGAGGCGGGCCTGCTCGGACCGGAGGGGCAGGCGAACTACGGCGCGGCCAAGGCCGGCATCACGTCGCTCACGCTGTCGGCCTCGCGGGTGCTCAGTCGCTACGGCCCGACCGCCAACGCGATCTGCCCGCGTGCGCGCACCGCCATGACCGCATCGGTGTTCGGTGAGGCGCCCGAGGGTGAGGTGGACCCGTTGTCCACCGACCACGTCGTGCGCCTGGTGCAGTTCCTGGCCGGTCCGGCCTCGGCGTCTGTGTCGGGCCAGGTGTTCGTGGTCTACGGCCCCAAGGTCACTTTGATGGCCGCGCCCGCGGTCGCCGAGACCTTCGTCGCGCCCGGTGAGGCCTGGGATCGCGACGCCCTGGCCGACCGGCTCGGCGGGTACTTCGAGTCCCGCGACGCAGCAGTGACCTTCTCCGCATCGGACGCTCTCGCCTGA
- a CDS encoding MlaE family ABC transporter permease, translating into MVVPVPSSVRIRTARSAGRVSSEWNRIGDQAFFYWDSLINIPRAVRAYKRETLRLIAEISMGTGALAMIGGTVVVVGFLTLFTGGTIAVQGYSSLSNIGVEVLTGFFSAFINVRIAVPVISGIALAATIGAGATAQLGAMRVSEEIDALESMAISSIPYLVSTRIVAGLIAIIPLYALASVASFLASRFATVLIYGQSSGVYDHYFNTFLIPSDILWSFVQAICMAVAVMMIHTYYGYNASGGPVGVGIAVGNAVRTSLVVVVVITLLLSLAIYGADGKFNLSG; encoded by the coding sequence ATGGTCGTACCCGTTCCCTCCAGCGTCCGAATCCGCACCGCTCGTTCGGCGGGCCGCGTGAGCTCGGAGTGGAACCGCATCGGTGATCAGGCGTTCTTCTACTGGGACAGCCTCATCAACATCCCCCGAGCGGTCCGCGCCTACAAGCGCGAGACGCTGCGTCTGATCGCCGAGATCAGCATGGGCACCGGCGCGCTCGCGATGATCGGTGGCACCGTCGTCGTGGTCGGGTTCCTGACCCTGTTCACCGGCGGCACCATCGCGGTGCAGGGCTACAGCTCACTGTCGAACATCGGTGTCGAGGTCCTGACCGGCTTCTTCTCGGCCTTCATCAACGTCCGCATCGCGGTGCCCGTCATCTCCGGCATCGCCCTGGCCGCCACCATCGGTGCCGGCGCGACCGCCCAGCTCGGCGCCATGCGCGTCAGCGAGGAGATCGACGCCCTCGAGTCCATGGCGATCTCGTCGATCCCGTACCTGGTGAGCACGCGCATCGTCGCCGGCCTCATCGCGATCATCCCGCTCTACGCGCTGGCCTCGGTCGCCTCGTTCCTCGCCAGTCGTTTCGCCACGGTGCTGATATACGGGCAGTCGTCCGGCGTCTACGACCACTACTTCAACACCTTCCTCATACCCTCGGACATCCTGTGGTCGTTCGTGCAGGCCATCTGTATGGCCGTGGCGGTCATGATGATCCACACCTACTACGGCTACAACGCCTCCGGCGGCCCGGTCGGCGTCGGCATCGCGGTCGGCAACGCCGTGCGGACCTCGCTGGTCGTGGTCGTCGTCATCACCCTGCTGCTGTCCCTCGCC
- a CDS encoding acyl-CoA dehydrogenase family protein, whose amino-acid sequence MRIAYTESQEELRRELRTYFADLMTPERRAALASDTGEVGEGDVYREVVAQMGRDGWLALGWPTEFGGQNRPMMDQLIFTDEAAIAGVPVPFLTINSVAPTIMNFGTDEQKKFFLPKIAAGELHFAIGYSEPGAGTDLASLRTTAVADGDDFVINGQKMWTSLIQYADYIWLACRTDPDAKKHKGISMLIVPTDAEGFSYTPVHTMAGVDTSATYYSDVRVPKTAVVGELGGGWPLVTNQLNHERVALCSAAPIQQALRETVQWAQDTKIGTGQRVIDAEWVQLNLARVHAKVEFLKLINWNIASEATQGGSPSPADASATKVFGTEFATEAYRLLMEVVGPAATLRRGSAGAQLVGRLERFHRSSLILTFGGGTNEIQRDIISMLALGQPPQKR is encoded by the coding sequence ATGCGCATCGCCTATACGGAGTCCCAAGAAGAGCTCCGTCGTGAACTGAGGACCTACTTCGCCGACCTGATGACGCCCGAGCGTCGAGCGGCGCTCGCCTCGGACACCGGTGAGGTCGGTGAGGGGGACGTCTACCGCGAGGTCGTCGCCCAGATGGGTCGCGACGGGTGGCTCGCACTCGGGTGGCCCACCGAGTTCGGCGGCCAGAACCGTCCGATGATGGACCAGCTGATCTTCACCGACGAGGCCGCGATCGCGGGCGTGCCCGTCCCGTTCCTCACCATCAACTCGGTGGCGCCGACCATCATGAACTTCGGCACCGACGAGCAGAAGAAGTTCTTCCTGCCGAAGATCGCCGCCGGCGAGCTGCACTTCGCCATCGGGTACTCCGAGCCCGGCGCGGGCACCGACCTCGCATCGCTGCGCACCACCGCGGTCGCCGACGGCGACGACTTCGTCATCAACGGCCAGAAGATGTGGACCAGCCTCATCCAGTACGCCGACTACATCTGGTTGGCGTGCCGCACGGATCCCGACGCCAAGAAGCACAAGGGCATCTCGATGCTCATCGTGCCCACCGATGCCGAGGGGTTCAGCTACACCCCGGTGCACACGATGGCCGGCGTCGACACGAGCGCCACCTACTACTCCGACGTCCGCGTACCCAAGACCGCCGTCGTCGGCGAACTCGGCGGCGGGTGGCCACTGGTGACCAACCAGCTCAACCACGAGCGGGTGGCACTGTGCAGTGCCGCTCCGATCCAGCAGGCACTGCGCGAGACGGTGCAGTGGGCGCAGGACACCAAGATCGGGACGGGCCAGCGGGTCATCGACGCCGAGTGGGTCCAGCTCAACCTCGCGCGGGTGCACGCCAAGGTGGAGTTCCTCAAGCTCATCAACTGGAACATCGCATCCGAGGCGACCCAGGGCGGCTCCCCGTCCCCGGCCGACGCGTCGGCCACCAAGGTCTTCGGCACCGAGTTCGCCACCGAGGCCTATCGGCTGCTCATGGAGGTGGTCGGACCGGCGGCGACGCTGCGACGGGGCAGTGCAGGCGCCCAGCTCGTCGGCCGTCTCGAACGCTTCCACCGCTCGTCGCTGATCCTCACCTTCGGCGGCGGCACCAACGAGATCCAACGCGACATCATCTCGATGCTCGCGCTCGGGCAACCGCCCCAGAAGCGCTAG
- a CDS encoding ferredoxin: MRIKADFDLCESNAICVGMAPDVFDLDDNDYLVILQEEVPEDRLEEMRQVVANCPKAALSIE; this comes from the coding sequence ATGCGCATCAAAGCTGATTTCGACCTCTGTGAGTCCAATGCGATCTGCGTCGGCATGGCGCCGGACGTTTTCGACCTCGACGACAACGATTACCTGGTGATTCTGCAGGAAGAGGTTCCCGAGGACCGCCTCGAGGAGATGCGTCAGGTGGTCGCCAACTGCCCGAAGGCGGCCCTCTCCATCGAGTGA
- a CDS encoding MlaE family ABC transporter permease: MNVRLTAPFEGVGDFVALAVATARELPRRPFQARETVEQSWAIARVSMVPTVLVAIPFTVLVSFTLNILLREIGAQDLSGAGAALGTITQIGPIVTVLIVAGAGATAICADLGARTIREEIDALKVLGIDPIHRLVVPRVIASTGVAILLNSLVCTIGLGGGFVFSVYLQDVNPGAFIANLTLLTGFGELMISMIKAALFGLFAGLVGCYRGLNVKGGAKGVGDAVNETVVYSFMALFVVNVVVTAVGLKATGG, translated from the coding sequence GTGAACGTTCGCCTAACGGCTCCTTTCGAGGGGGTCGGCGATTTCGTCGCACTGGCCGTGGCGACGGCACGTGAGCTGCCGCGCCGTCCCTTCCAGGCCCGCGAGACCGTCGAGCAGTCCTGGGCCATCGCGCGGGTGTCGATGGTCCCTACGGTTCTGGTCGCCATCCCGTTCACCGTCCTGGTCAGTTTCACCCTGAACATCCTGCTGCGCGAGATCGGTGCGCAGGATCTGTCCGGCGCAGGTGCCGCCCTCGGCACGATCACCCAGATCGGTCCGATCGTCACCGTGCTGATCGTGGCCGGCGCAGGAGCCACGGCCATCTGCGCCGACCTCGGCGCCCGGACCATCCGCGAGGAGATCGACGCGCTGAAGGTGTTGGGCATCGACCCCATCCACCGACTCGTGGTGCCGCGGGTCATCGCGTCGACCGGCGTGGCTATCCTTCTCAACAGCCTCGTGTGCACGATCGGTCTCGGCGGTGGCTTCGTCTTCTCGGTCTACCTCCAGGACGTCAACCCCGGCGCGTTCATCGCCAACCTCACGCTGCTCACGGGGTTCGGTGAGTTGATGATCTCGATGATCAAGGCCGCGCTCTTCGGCCTGTTCGCGGGGTTGGTCGGCTGCTATCGCGGTCTGAACGTCAAGGGTGGTGCGAAGGGTGTCGGTGACGCGGTCAACGAGACGGTCGTCTACTCCTTCATGGCGCTGTTCGTCGTCAACGTGGTCGTCACGGCCGTCGGTCTCAAAGCGACGGGCGGCTGA